A segment of the Zingiber officinale cultivar Zhangliang chromosome 8B, Zo_v1.1, whole genome shotgun sequence genome:
ATCTTTAATTGACTCGTCTCTTCAGTTGACTAGTCACTTTCAGTCTAAGATGAACCCTCCCCAAGAATAGATTTTCTTGCTTTCTTAGTTCTTCATTAGAACTTATCTTCCGCGGCTTAGCTTCACCGCAACCGTTGCCTTATTAGGTaatttgtccctcggatgcattgctTGGTCCATATAATCCTTTATTCAGACATCAAAATTGAAGGTTGAACTCAATCCCTTAGGGCATGATTATATCAATATAGTCGATTCAACTCAATTTCAAATAGAACTTTGTTACTTGTAAGCATAACCTCTTTACTCGAATTCCCAGTTAGCTTGTCATCCTACTTGACTAGTATTAACCTCTGATGATTATATCATCGACTACAACTAAACTATGGTCTAGTTAAAACCTACATAGATCCCAAAGTTCAAGCTAATCATAACTCAAATTATGGTAAGTGTAAATTGATTGGTTAATAACTTATGGAATTAAAATCCAAGTTTATGCAAAAATAAGGGGtgcaaaaaaagagaaaaaatatagcATTTTCCAAAAAATCATTTCCATAggcataaaataaattatattgtcGAATTAAAATTCTAACTTTATTCCAAACAAGTTTATTTGTGGCATCAAATACCAAAttttatataaaactaaagtaTATCATGTTGGAAGGAAGCATAAATTTTACACTTTTTTCCTTATAAAAATGTATAGGATATTATATGCAATTTTTATAAGAGTAATGATTTAAATCTCAAGTAAAAATTGACATATAAATTCATAtccatcatttttatttttatgattccTATCATTATACATGTCTATCTTTAAAGATTTTtccaaagatttttttttcttatcatatcatttttctttttataataTACAAACTAATTTATAAATCGGTCTAATTTTGTGGGTTAGATGTGGAGGGGAATACTATAAATACAAAACACAGTCCATTTTCCCAGTTCTTCAGGAGAAGCTTTCCAGCAATGGCGTTTCCATCCACCTTCCAAGAGAGGCTTCATCAGATGGAAGCCACTCGAAACCaaaggcttctcctccttcaggttatcctcctcctcctcctccttccccgTTCCTCCTTCTCCACTGTCCCCGACAAACCCTAACCCACATCCGCTGGTGTTGCTCCAGGTGGAGAAGGAGCTTCACCTCGCCAAGTCGCAGCTGCTTTCGAAGAAGATCGAGGACCTGCGGCGGGAGGAGTGTCGGTGCCTCCTCTTGAAGAGGAGAGGCACGGAACTCGCTTGCCAGATTCTCGCTAGCAAGTCCGAGATCGACGCCTTAGAAGCCCGGCACCAGGCGGCCGAATGTGAGTACAGGCAAGTTTCTTCTGTCTGCCCTTTCTCTTCCTACTTGTGGCTTTATTCCGTGCTTTATAGATGGGAACATGAAAAATTAGGGATTTGAAGAGGGAGATTGAGGAactggaagagaaggagaagacgaGGGACGAGTTCTATAATCTGCGGATGTCGGAATTGGAAGAATTCAAGGAATCCATTAGGAGATTTCTTTTGGATAACCGTGACAAGGTGCAGAAACTGCAAGATTCAGTCTCGgaagtaagttttttttttcctctctgtATCTCCGATATGTTGATGCTCAatcctctattttttttttttgattcttctattaTCCTCAACTCTTAGAAGGCATATATTTATTGAATTGGTGCGTAATTAAACAACGAGAAAGATCAAAATGATAGCTGCAGGGTGGTCTTCCTTTTGGAACTTGTATTAAGCTAGCTACATTTTGTTCC
Coding sequences within it:
- the LOC122014930 gene encoding uncharacterized protein LOC122014930 isoform X1, translating into MAFPSTFQERLHQMEATRNQRLLLLQVEKELHLAKSQLLSKKIEDLRREECRCLLLKRRGTELACQILASKSEIDALEARHQAAECEYRDLKREIEELEEKEKTRDEFYNLRMSELEEFKESIRRFLLDNRDKVQKLQDSVSEYLLQNTCDLLAMQLVLCNVMPMQLKSTLNLLQGSDGYMDNGRIAAAETKKSELLAEKEKLEKYLISSDHLRTLLQKKLHKMLISQDKKKTKALTKDQVEK
- the LOC122014930 gene encoding uncharacterized protein LOC122014930 isoform X2, encoding MAFPSTFQERLHQMEATRNQRLLLLQVEKELHLAKSQLLSKKIEDLRREECRCLLLKRRGTELACQILASKSEIDALEARHQAAECEYRDLKREIEELEEKEKTRDEFYNLRMSELEEFKESIRRFLLDNRDKVQKLQDSVSENTCDLLAMQLVLCNVMPMQLKSTLNLLQGSDGYMDNGRIAAAETKKSELLAEKEKLEKYLISSDHLRTLLQKKLHKMLISQDKKKTKALTKDQVEK
- the LOC122014930 gene encoding myosin heavy chain, striated muscle-like isoform X3, with amino-acid sequence MAFPSTFQERLHQMEATRNQRLLLLQVEKELHLAKSQLLSKKIEDLRREECRCLLLKRRGTELACQILASKSEIDALEARHQAAECEYRDLKREIEELEEKEKTRDEFYNLRMSELEEFKESIRRFLLDNRDKVQKLQDSVSELKSTLNLLQGSDGYMDNGRIAAAETKKSELLAEKEKLEKYLISSDHLRTLLQKKLHKMLISQDKKKTKALTKDQVEK
- the LOC122014930 gene encoding uncharacterized protein LOC122014930 isoform X4, which gives rise to MAFPSTFQERLHQMEATRNQRLLLLQVEKELHLAKSQLLSKKIEDLRREECRCLLLKRRGTELACQILASKSEIDALEARHQAAECEYRDLKREIEELEEKEKTRDEFYNLRMSELEEFKESIRRFLLDNRDKVQKLQDSVSEGSDGYMDNGRIAAAETKKSELLAEKEKLEKYLISSDHLRTLLQKKLHKMLISQDKKKTKALTKDQVEK